In one Cottoperca gobio chromosome 12, fCotGob3.1, whole genome shotgun sequence genomic region, the following are encoded:
- the surf2 gene encoding surfeit locus protein 2 gives MDELPADLQTFLLNHPFLQLTGGKKIKCTLNGHEFPCNLTELQAFTKGKKYEKLSAAADFNYRQYEPQIVPSSKQPNQLFCKLTLRHLNRQPHHVLRHVNGKRFKKAFSKYEECVKEGIEYVPARMIQKRPRDIGEEVNRGRSSKHGNNSSSDEDHSDSEDSMSDLYPPTMFNVKNEAEETMAGDGAKEEDDFQTDEEEGMEVDTQVLQQKRKKAQGGGLQKKSKNNFSKSGRKKPGKVPNGK, from the exons ATGGATGAATTACCTGCAGACCTCCAAACCTTTCTTCTTAACCATCCTTTTCTTCAGCTTACAGGTGGCAAGAAG aTCAAATGCACTCTGAATGGCCATGAGTTTCCATGCAACCTGACGGAGCTACAGGCGTTTACGAAAGGGAAGAAATATGAGAAACTGAGTGCAGCAGCTGATTTCAACTACAGACAGTATGAACCACAAATTGTACCAAGCTCAAAACAACC CAATCAGTTATTCTGTAAACTGACCCTCAGACACCTCAACCGGCAGCCGCATCATGTCCTAAGACATGTCAACGGGAAACGCTTCAAGAAAGCCTTCTCCAAAT ATGAAGAGTGTGTGAAGGAAGGGATTGAATACGTTCCAGCCAGAATGATACAGAAAAGGCCCAGAGACATTGGAGAGGAGGTCAATCGGGGGAGGTCCTCAAAACATGGGAATAACTCATCCAGTGACGAGGATCACAGCGACTCAGAAGACAGCATGAGTGACCTGTACCCTC CTACTATGTTCAATGTAAAAAACGAGGCGGAAGAAACTATGGCGGGTGATGGGGCTAAGGAGGAAGACGACTTCCAaacagatgaagaggagggaatGGAAGTGGATACGCAGGTGCTGCAGCAGAAACGCAAGAAG gcaCAGGGCGGTGGTTTGCAGAAGAAATCCAAAAATAACTTCAGTAAATCAGGGCGTAAGAAACCTGGAAAAGTGCCAAATGGAAAGTAA